A single Gasterosteus aculeatus chromosome 2, fGasAcu3.hap1.1, whole genome shotgun sequence DNA region contains:
- the clstn1 gene encoding calsyntenin-1 isoform X3: MRFRGNAHFASAVGLVLGLLCAAEAAKVNKHKPWIETTYHGIVTENDDKVLLDPPLIALDKDAPLRYAESFEVTLTKEGEICGFRIHGQNVPFEAVVLDKSTGEGVIRAKDKLDCELQKEHTFTIQAYDCGEGPDGANMKKSHKATVHIQVNDINEYSPVFKEKSYKATVIEGKKYDSILKVEAVDADCSFQFSQICNYEIVTPDVPFTIDKEGFIKNTEKLSYGKERMYKLTVTAYDCGKNRASEDVLVKISIKPTCKPSWQGFNKRIEYEPGTGSLALFPSVHLETCDEPITSIRADIELETNHIGKGCDRDTYSEKSLHKLCGASSGTVELLPAPSSSANWTVGLPTDNGHDSDQVFEFNGTQAIKVPEGLVSTSLKEPFTLSVWMRHGPGAHEKETILCNSDKTEMNRHHYSLYVHNCKLILLLRQDPAEAENYKPAEFHWKLDQACDKEWHHYVLNVEFPTVSLFVDGTTFEPFLVTEDYPMHSSKIQTQLTIGACWQGGNARMAQFFRGNLAGLMIRSGKLENKKVIDCLYTCKEGLDVQLPEEVASAVKVEFNPNQSSMTVEGDDIDAFDKVMQHISYLNSRQFPTPGIRHLRISTTVKCFNEESCVTVPDAEGYVMVLQPEEPKISLSGIDHFARSAAEFESQEGVTLFPELRIVSTITREVEADAESEAAEGADDDPTVQETVVSEEIMHNLDTCEVTVAGDELDGEHEGLELDMSQLQQHGLEMSSSNLGLVVTGVNTMANYEQVLHLIRYKNWHTEALFDRKFKLVCSELNGRYISNDFKVEVNVIHTTNPVEHANNAMVQPNFINPVHHASVDLSGHNLVNAHQASVVPSAATVVIVVCVSFLVFMIILGVFRIRAAHQRTMTDQESGKENEMDWDDSALTITVNPMETYEDQHSSEEEEEEEEEESEDGEEEDDITSAESESSEDEVGAEPEDQQAASRQQQLEWDDSTLTY, from the exons ATGCGGTTCCGAGGGAACGCACACTTTGCATCCGCCGTCGGGCTGGTCCTCGGACTTTTATGTGCGGCGGAGGCAGCCAAAG TCAATAAGCACAAACCATGGATCGAGACGACGTACCACGGGATCGTAACAGAAAACGATGACAAAGTGCTTCTGGACCCTCCTCTGATTGCTCTGGACAAGGACGCTCCTCTACGCTACGCAG AGAGTTTTGAGGTGACCCTTACCAAAGAAG GGGAGATTTGCGGCTTCAGGATCCACGGGCAGAATGTCCCCTTCGAGGCAGTGGTCCTGGACAAGTCCACTGGGGAGGGGGTCATCCGAGCCAAGGACAAGCTGGACTGCGAGCTGCAGAAAGAGCACACCTTCACCATCCAAGCCTACGACTGCGGAGAGGGGCCTGATGGCGCCAACATGAAGAAATCCCACAA GGCCACGGTCCACATCCAGGTAAACGACATCAATGAGTACTCACCGGTGTTCAAGGAGAAGTCCTACAAAGCCACCGTTATCGAGGGGAAGAAGTACGACAGCATCCTGAAGGTGGAGGCAGTGGATGCTGACTGCTCCTTCCAGTTCAGCCAAATCTGCAACTACGAGATCGTCACTCCCGATGTGCCCTTCACCATCGACAAAGAGG GCTTCATCAAGAACACAGAGAAGCTGAGCtacggcaaggagcgcatgtACAAGCTGACTGTGACGGCCTACGACTGTGGAAAGAACCGGGCCTCCGAGGACGTTCTGGTCAAGATCAGCATCAAGCCCACTTGCAAACCCAGCTGGCAAG GTTTTAATAAGCGGATCGAATACGAGCCGGGCACAGGTAGCCTGGCTCTTTTCCCCAGTGTACACTTGGAGACGTGCGACGAGCCGATCACGTCCATCCGAGCCGACATTGAGCTGGAAACCAACCACATCGGGAAGGGCTGCGACCGCGATACCTACTCCGAGAAGTCTCTGCACAAGCTGTGTG GAGCCAGCTCCGGCACCGTGGAGCTCCTGCCTGCACCCAGCAGCTCCGCAAACTGGACGGTCGGTCTGCCCACCGACAACGGGCACGACAGCGACCAGGTGTTCGAGTTCAATGGCACCCAGGCCATCAAGGTCCCCGAAGGCCTGGTGAGCACCAGCCTGAAGGAGCCCTTCACCCTCTCGGTGTGGATGAGACATGGCCCCGGGGCCCACGAGAAGGAGACCATCCTGTGCAACTCCGACAAGACAG AGATGAACAGACACCACTACTCGCTGTACGTCCACAACTGCAAGCTGATCCTCCTCCTGCGCCAAGATCCAGCCGAGGCAGAGAACTACAAACCAGCAGAGTTTCACTGGAAGCTCGACCAG GCGTGTGACAAAGAGTGGCATCACTACGTCCTGAATGTGGAGTTCCCCACCGTGTCTCTGTTTGTGGACGGCACTACGTTTGAGCCCTTCCTGGTGACAGAGGACTACCCGATGCACTCCTCCAAGATTCAAACGCAGCTCACCATTGGTGCCTGCTGGCAAG GTGGAAATGCTAGGATGGCTCAGTTTTTCCGGGGGAACCTAGCAGGGCTGATGATCCGCTCTGGCAAGCTGGAGAACAAGAAGGTGATCGACTGTTTATACACCTGCAAGGAAGGACTGGACGTGCAGCTGCCCGAGGAGGTTGCTTCAGCGGTCAAG GTTGAGTTCAATCCCAACCAGTCCTCTATGACCGTGGAGGGCGACGACATTGATGCCTTCGACAAGGTCATGCAACACATCTCCTACTTGAACTCCCGCCAGTTCCCGACCCCTGGCATCAGGCACCTGCGCATCTCCACCACCGTCAA ATGCTTCAACGAAGAGTCCTGCGTCACGGTGCCAGATGCCGAAGGTTACGTGATGGTGCTGCAGCCCGAAGAGCCCAAGATCAGCCTGAGTGGCATTGACCACTTTGCTCGCAGCGCCGCCGAATTCGAGAGCCAGGAAGGCGTGACGCTCTTCCCTGAACTACGCATTGTGAGCACCATCACCCGCGAGGTGGAGGCCGACGCAGAGTCTGAAGCGGCAGAGGGAGCTGATGATGACCCTACGG TCCAAGAGACGGTGGTGTCAGAGGAGATCATGCACAACCTGGACACATGTGAGGTGACGGTGGCGGGAGACGAGCTGGACGGGGAGCACGAGGGCCTGGAGCTGGACATgtcccagctgcagcagcatggCTTAGAAATGAGCTCCTCTAACCTTGGCCTCGTCGTCACCG GTGTGAACACCATGGCCAACTACGAGCAGGTCCTGCACCTTATTCGTTACAAGAACTGGCACACAGAGGCTCTCTTTGACAGGAAATTCAAACTGGTCTGCTCCGAGCTCAACGGTCGCTACATCAGCAATGACTTCAAGGTCGAG GTGAATGTCATCCACACCACCAATCCCGTGGAGCATGCCAACAACGCCATGGTGCAGCCAAACTTCATCAACCCTGTGCATCACGCCTCTGTGGACCTGTCCGGTCACAACCTGGTCAACGCTCACCAGGCCTCAG TGGTACCCAGCGCCGCCACCGTCGTCATCGTGGTGTGCGTCAGCTTCCTGGTGTTTATGATCATCCTGGGCGTGTTCCGCATCCGAGCCGCACACCAGCGTACAATGACCGACCAGGAGAGCGGCAAGGAGAACGAGATGGACTGGGACGACTCGGCCCTCACCATCACCGTCAACCCCATGGAG ACATACGAGGACCAGcacagcagcgaggaggaggaggaagaggaggaggaggagagcgaggatggggaagaggaagatgacATCACCAGCGCTGAGTCAGAGAGCAGCGAGGACGAGGTGGGCGCGGAGCCGGAGGACCAGCAGGCggccagcagacagcagcagctggagtggGACGACTCCACCCTCACTTACTAA